Proteins from one Elephas maximus indicus isolate mEleMax1 chromosome 12, mEleMax1 primary haplotype, whole genome shotgun sequence genomic window:
- the ACP1 gene encoding low molecular weight phosphotyrosine protein phosphatase isoform X2 yields MAEQVPKSVLFVCLGNICRSPIAEAVFRKLVADQNLLDKWTIDSGAVSDWNVGRSPDPRAVSCLRHHDINTAHKARQVTREDFATFDYILCMDESNLRDLNRKGNQVKNCKAKIELLGSYDPQKQLVIEDPYYGNDSDFETVYQQCVRCCRAFLEKAH; encoded by the exons GTAACATTTGTCGATCACCCATTGCAGAAGCAGTTTTCAGAAAACTTGTAGCTGATCAAAACCTTTTAGACAAG TGGACCATTGACAGTGGTGCTGTTTCTGACTGGAACGTGGGCCGGTCACCCGATCCAAGGGCTGTAAGCTGCCTAAGACATCATGACATTAACACAGCTCATAAAGCAAGACAG GTTACCCGAGAAGACTTTGCCACATTCGATTATATACTATGTATGGATGAAAGCAATCTGAG AGATTTGAATAGAAAAGGTAATCAAGTTAAGAACTGCAAAGCTAAAATCGAACTGCTCGGAAGCTATGATCCACAAAAACAGCTTGTTATTGAAGATCCCTATTAC GGGAACGACTCCGACTTCGAGACTGTGTACCAGCAGTGTGTCAGGTGCTGCAGAGCATTTTTGGAGAAGGCACACTAA
- the ALKAL2 gene encoding ALK and LTK ligand 2 — protein MQTDMSGPRRPVLLALVFLLVTVGPCRGRTESREITDRQTLLNLIMEIIQELKKYHLGEYKRLQFFSKHDYTLGRREVTDYGVYPEEQRVEIVPRDLRMKDKFLKHLTGPLYFSPKCSKHFHRLYHNTRDCTIPAYYKRCARLLTRLAVSPVCMGG, from the exons ATGCAAACTGACATGAGTGGACCGAGGCGTCCTGTCCTCCTGGCGCTGGTGTTCTTGCTGGTGACGGTGGGACCGTGCCGAGGGAGAACAGAATCTCGAGAAATCACAGACAGACAGACTCTCTTAAACCTCATCATGGAGATCATTCAAGAACTTAAAAAATACCACTTGGGGGAATACAAGAGATTGCAATTTTTCAGCAAACATGACTATACTTTGGGCCGTAGGGAGGTCACTGACTACGGAGTTTATCCTGAGGAGCAAAGAGTTG AAATTGTCCCCCGAGATCTAAGGATGAAGGACAAGTTTTTAAAACATCTTACAG GTCCTCTTTATTTTAGCCCAAAGTGCAGCAAACATTTCCATAGACTTTATCACAACACCAGAGACTGCACCATCCCTGCAT ACTATAAAAGATGTGCCAGGCTTCTGACCCGGTTGGCTGTCAGTCCAGTGTGCATGGGAGGATAA
- the ACP1 gene encoding low molecular weight phosphotyrosine protein phosphatase isoform X1 — protein MAEQVPKSVLFVCLGNICRSPIAEAVFRKLVADQNLLDKWRIDSAATSTYEIGNPPDYRGQNCMKKHGIPMNHIARQVTREDFATFDYILCMDESNLRDLNRKGNQVKNCKAKIELLGSYDPQKQLVIEDPYYGNDSDFETVYQQCVRCCRAFLEKAH, from the exons GTAACATTTGTCGATCACCCATTGCAGAAGCAGTTTTCAGAAAACTTGTAGCTGATCAAAACCTTTTAGACAAG TGGAGGATAGACAGTGCAGCAACATCCACATATGAAATAGGAAACCCTCCTGATTACCGGGGGCAAAATTGCATGAAGAAGCATGGGATTCCCATGAACCACATTGCCCGGCAG GTTACCCGAGAAGACTTTGCCACATTCGATTATATACTATGTATGGATGAAAGCAATCTGAG AGATTTGAATAGAAAAGGTAATCAAGTTAAGAACTGCAAAGCTAAAATCGAACTGCTCGGAAGCTATGATCCACAAAAACAGCTTGTTATTGAAGATCCCTATTAC GGGAACGACTCCGACTTCGAGACTGTGTACCAGCAGTGTGTCAGGTGCTGCAGAGCATTTTTGGAGAAGGCACACTAA